TTCCTGAAAAACCCGTTATGGTAATATCAGGCATAAATCGCGGTGCAAACCTTGGTGATGACATTACCTATTCAGGGACGGTCTCTGCTGCAATAGAGGGTACGATATTCGGTATCCCTTCTGTGGCGGTCTCCACAGTCCTTACTGATGAGAAGACTATCTGTTTTGAGGCAGCTGCAAACTTCTCCAGGAGACTCGTCAGATTTGTTCTTCAGGGCGGGCTTCCGCCGGACACAATCCTTAATGTAAATGTACCGGATCTCCCGGAGGATGAAGTGAAGGGCATTAAATTCACCAGGCAGGGTAAAAGGGTATATGATAATGCGATCCATGAGACCCTTGACCCCTGGGGGAGAAAACATTTCTGGATAGGCGGGGGCATACCTTCATGGGAAGAAGGCAATGACACGGATTTTAATGCTGTTACCAACGGATATATCTCGATAACCCCGATACATCTTGACCTCACCAATTACGAGGCACTGCCCTATCTGAGGGGAAACTGGAGGGACCTTGCCTGATACCAAAAAACTTTATGACGTTATAGTTATCGGGGCCGGACCTGCCGGTATCTTTGCAGTGCTTGAACTGCTGAAAGATACACCTCAAACAAAGATACTGCTGATAGAGAAGGGCAGGGACATAGACCGGAGAAAGTGTCCGATGATGCAGGGAACGAGTTCCTGTGCATCATGTGCCATATGCGACCTGCTGAGCGGATGGGGTGGGGCAGGGGCTTTCAGTGACGGCAAATTAAGCCTCTCCTCCGAGGTGGGTGGTCACCTTGTCAGGTATATGGATAAAGAGACCCTTGAGGGTCTTATCAAGTATGTGGACGATGTGTACAGGCAATACGGTGCTCCTGAAAAGGTATTCGGTGAGTCACCGGAGGAGATAGACAGTATAAAAAACCTTGCATCAAAAAACGACCTTCTCTTCGTTCCCACAAGGATAAGGCATATCGGTACCGAGCGGTGCAAGGAAGTTCTGGAACGGATGCGGGTATATATTAATGAAAAAATTGACGTGATATTCAACAGGAAAGTAACAAGGATTCTTACTGATGGTAATAAAGCCACAGGAGTAAAAGTAATTACCGGTGAAGAGTACAAAGGGCGGTTTATCCTGTCGGCGCCGGGCCGTGAGGGGTCAAGATGGCTTGAGAGGGAGGCCAAGAGACTGAAACTGACTCTTCTGAATAACCCCGTGGATGTGGGCGTACGGGTTGAGGTGCCTGCATCCGTCATGGAACCGCTCACCTCTGTCACCTATGAACCAAAGCTTATTTATTACTCAAAGGCATTTGATGACAGGGTCAGGACCTTTTGTGTCAATCCCTATGGAGAGGTTGTCAAGGAATACCTCAAAGGCATCTGGACGGTAAACGGCCACAGCTATGCACGCCACAAGACAGGCAACACGAACTTTGCCCTGCTTGTAAGTACCTATTTCACAGAGCCTTTTAAAGAGCCCATATCCTATGGCCGATACATTGCGCGCCTTGCCAATTTTCTGGGACAGGGGGTTATTGTACAGAGGCTCGGTGATCTCAGACGGGGCAGGCGTTCAACTCCTGAGCGGATATCCTCAGGCATTGTGGAGCCCACGCTTAAGGATACCACTCCCGGAGATCTCAGTTTTGTTCTCCCCTACAGGTACCTTACCGATATACTTGAGATGATAGAGGCCCTTGACCGTATAGCCCCGGGTGTTAACTCAAGACATACCCTGCTCTATGGGGTGGAGGTCAAGTTCTATTCAATGCAGATAAAGCTTACTCCGGAGTTTGAATCGGAGATAGAAAATCTCTTTGCCATAGGTGATGGTGCAGGGGTGAGCCGGGGCCTTATCCAGGCCTCTGCATCAGGCGTGATGGCAGCAAGGGCAGTTCTTAAGAGGATGTAAATGACGGATTATGAAGAGCTGAGAAGACTGATGGTTGATACCCAGCTTATCCCCAGGGGGATCAAGGACCAGCGTGTACTGAAGGCAATGCTGAAGGTCCCGCGTCACCTCTTTGTGGATGAGCCCGTCCAGTACAAGGCATACGATGACATGGCACTTCCGATCGGGGATGGTCAGACCATATCCCAGCCCTACATGGTTGCCCTAATGACCGAGCTTCTTGAATTAAAGGGCAATGAGCGGGTGCTTGAGGTCGGGACAGGTTCAGGATATCAGGCAGCCATACTTGCCGAGCTTGCCGCAGAGGTCTACTCCATTGAACGAATGGAGCGCCTGGCACTCAGGGCCCGGGAGCGTCTCAGAAATTTAGGCTATGACAATGTACACATAATAACAGGTGACGGGACTGCGGGATTGCCTGAAAAGGCCCCTTTTGACAGGATTATCATAACTGCCGGCACTCCACAGTTACCCGAGCCCCTCAAGGAACAGCTTGCCGACAATGGCATCCTTGTAGCCCCTGTTGGTGCAAGATTCAGTCAGCAACTGATCAGACTCAGGAAAGAAAAAGGCAAAATAACAGAGGAATATCACACTCCGTGTGTATTTGTACCCCTGGTGGGTGAATATGGCTGGAAAGAATAAGTGGATATATGATAAAATTTAAAACTGAACTAAAACTAAATCAGTCTTCCAAGGAGTTGAAGAGAACATGAGGATGTCAGGTGCAGAAATATTAATAGAATCTCTGAAGAGGGAAGGTGTTAAACACATCTTTGGATATCCTGGCGGAGTTGTCCTGAACATATTCGACCTGCTCTATGAGAACGAGGATTTTCAGGTAATCCTGACACGCCATGAGCAGGGGGCAGTACATGCTGCTGACGGATATGCACGCTCAACAGGAAAACCCGGCGTTGCCCTTGTTACCTCAGGGCCCGGTGCAACCAATACCGTGACGGGTATAGCCACGGCATATATGGACTCAGTCCCCCTTGTTGTCCTGACAGGACAGGTTTCAACTGATTTGATTGGAAACGATGCCTTTCAGGAGGCAGATATTGTCGGAATAACAAGGCCATGCACCAAACATAACTACCTTGTAAAGGATGTTAAAGACCTTGCCAGGACCATTAGAGAGGCTTTTTATATTGCCACCACAGGCCGTCCCGGTCCTGTACTGATAGACATTCCAAAGGATGTCACAGTAGACAAGGCCACATTTAAATGGCCTGAACAGGTAAGCCTTCGCAGCTACAACCCTACATATGAAGGCAACAAATGGATGATAAAACAGGCAGCACGTACCATACAGAAGGCCAAAAAGGCCGTGATTATTGCCGGAGGAGGAGTAATCCTCTCCAATGCAGCCAGGGAACTGAAAGAGCTTGCCGAGTTTACACAGGTGCCGGTTACCATGACCCTTATGGGGCTTGGCGACTTCCCGGGTGCACACGATCTCTCTCTTGGTATGCCCGGTATGCACGGTACCTACTATGCCAACAAGGCCATTCAGGAATCAGACCTGATAGTAGCAGTGGGTATCAGATTTGACGATAGAGTAACCGGAAGGGTAAAGGATTTTGCCCCTCATGCAAAAATTATTCATATAGATATCGACCCTACATCCATAAGGAAGAATGTCCGGGTTGATATACCGATTGTCGGTGATGCAAAGAGGATACTGAAGGTTCTCCTCAATATATTAAAGGAAGAGGGCAAGACCCAATGGGAACCGGTCCGCAAGTCCTGGCTCAAACAGATAGACCTGTGGAAAAAAGAACATCCCCTCAGTTATGTGTATAGTGATACTGTCATAAAACCCCAGTATGTTGTTGAACAGTTATATGAACTGACAAAGGGCAATGCCATCATATCCACAGAGGTTGGTCAGAATCAGATGTGGGCAGCACAGTTTTATAAATACGACAAGCCCCGCACCTTATTAACCTCAGGTGGACTTGGGACAATGGGTTACGGATTCCCGGCAGCAATGGGTGCACAGGTAGCACATCCCGGCAAGACCATAATAGATATTGCCGGAGACGGAAGCATACAGATGAATATCCAGGAACTTGCAACCTGTGTGCTTTACAAGCTGCCTGTAAAGGTGGCGATCCTGAATAACCAGTATCTCGGGATGGTGAGGCAGTGGCAGGAGCTCTTTTATGGGGAACGTTACTCCTGCAGCCATCTCGATACAGTACCGGACTTTGTCAAGGTTGCAGAAGGGTACGGAGCCGTGGGGCTGAGGGCTGTAAAGCCATCAGAGGTGGTACCTGTCATAAAGGCAGCCCTTAAGGTAAAAGACAAGCCTGTTTTTATGGACTTTGTTGTTGACTGGAAGGAAAAGGTATTCCCGATGGTGCCTGCCGGAGCTGCTATTGATGAGATGATGTTTGGTGAAGAAGCTGAAGAAAAGAAGACAAAGAAGCTCCGTGCCGTTAAATAGGGGGTAAGATATGCGACATACAATAAGCGTACTTGTTGAAAATAAGTTTGGTGTGCTCTCCAGGGTTTCAGGACTCTTCAGCGGACGTGGTTACAATATTGAAAGTCTTTCCGTGGATGAGACCATTGACCCTCAGCTCTCGGTGATGACCATTGTAACATCAGGCGATGATCAGATAATCGAGCAGATTACAAAACAGCTCAATAAACTGATAGACGTAATAAAGGTTGTTGACCTCACTGAAGTAGACCACGTGGAGAGGGAGATGATATTGGTAAAGATTACTCCCAAACAGCAGGACAAGGCTGAGGCACTGAGGCTCGTTGATATATTCCGCGGACGCGTGGTTGACTCAAGTCCCAGGACATATACCTTTGAGATAACAGGAGACGAGAAGAAGATAGCAGCCTTTGTGGAGTTAATAAAGCCCTTTGGTATAAAGGAATTTGTAAGGACAGGCAAGATTGCAATGGCAAGGGAGGGTGTGAAAAAGGCCTGATGAGTAAATTAAGAGTCATCTTTCATGTAAATGAGACTTTAAAATGGGATGTAGCACTTGCAAATATCACAAACCTGCTGAGGGATGTGGGCGACTCCGGCGCAGAGGTTCTTGTGCTTTCAAACGGCCCTTCTGTTGAGGCGTATGCAGACGGGGAGAAGATGAAGAAAATAGAAGAACTTGCCGGACACGGGGTAAAATTTCTTGCATGCCGGAATTCACTGAAAAACCTCTGTGCCTCCGGTACCCTGTGCCTGAACGAGGAGAATCTCCCTGTATTCATCGGTGTTGTGCCTGCAGGGGTAACTGAGTTGATCAGGAGGCAGGCGGAAGGTTTTGCCTACATAAAACCCTGATATGCTTGCAAGGGCAGCAGTCTACCTCCGGATGATAAAGTTCTCCCACTCTGTCTTTGCCCTGCCGTTTGCCTTTACTTCCGCACTGCTTGCCGCCGGGGGAATCCCGTCGTGGAACAAAATCTTCTGGATTACAGTGGCCATGGTTGGCGGCAGGTCTGCAGCAATGGGCCTCAACAGGGTTATTGACAGAAAGGTCGATGCCCTTAATCCAAGGACTTCCCGGCGTGAAATTCCGGCTGGCACAATAAAAACAGCTGAAGCCGTTGTCTTTATCCTTGCCTCTGTATTGATCTTCCTTTATGCTGCTTACAGGCTCAATCCCCTCTGCCTGAAACTATCCCCTGTGGCACTGGCCGTATTCGTCCTCTATCCCTACACAAAGAGATTTACATGGCTGAGTCATGTTGTGCTCGGTATAGCCATAGCAGGGGCACCTGTGGGTGCCTGGATTGCGTTAAGGGGAACATTGGATATGCAAATAATCCCCTTGGCGCTATCGGTTGTGTTCTGGCTTGCGGGGTTTGATGTGCTCTATGCCCTTCAGGATGTGGATTTTGACAAAAAATCCGGTCTGCGCTCAATCCCGCAGAGGTTTGGCATCAAAAGGGCATTATTTCTGGCCCGGACATTTCATATACTGACGTGGATGCTTTTGCTCGTTACAGCAGTAATATTTGACCTTGGTATTGTCTTCCATGCCGGTCTCATACTGGTTGGGGTGCTCCTTGTCTACGAGCACCGCCTTGTGAAAGAGGACGACTTGAGCAGGCTGAATATGGCCTTCTTCAATATGAACGGATACATAAGTCTTACAATCCTTGTCTTTACCTTCTTCGACCTTATTATCTGAGAAGAGTCTTTCACTCTTGTGTCTTCCACATGGTGTCAGAGTGACGGAAAGGGACAGGAAGATGCGAAAACTTGCCATAATGGCAGGATATCTGTGATAATATTTAGCTGGTATACTAAAGGCAGAAAGAGAATGAAGAGAGTATATATACGAACTTTTGGTTGTCAGATGAATGTGCACGACTCTGAGAGGATGCTCGGGGTGCTCAGGCAGGAAGGTTATGTGCCTGTTGATGACCCTCTGGAGGCAGACCTTATAGTATTTAACACCTGCAGCATAAGAGAGAAGGCTGAACAGAAGTTTTACAGCCTGCTCGGAAGAACCAAAACCATGAAGAGGGACAACCCGGGGTTAAAGGTGGCTGTGGCTGGTTGTATAGCACAGCAGCAGGGTGCGGGGGTTAAAGCAAGAGCCCCTTATGTGGATTACGTCATTGGCCCACAGAACATAGACAGGGTAGGGGATGCCCTTCTTGGCAGAAAGGGCATATTTACAGGGGACAATCCCGAACTTGCCCAAAAAGATCTCCCGGTTGAACGTGATGGCTATGTCAAGGCATGGATTAATATAATGTACGGGTGCAATAATTTCTGTTCATACTGTGTTGTCCCCTATACACGCGGCAGGGAGAGGTCCAGGCCGGCAGATAACATCATGAGTGAAATCAATGGGCTTGCAGCAGAGGGTTTTAAGGAGATAACCCTTCTTGGACAGAATGTCAACTCCTACAGGGGGGAGGTGTCATTTCCTGAATTACTGCGATTCATCAACGACATAGAGGGTATAGAAAGGATACGGTTCGTTACTTCCCACCCAAAAGACCTTGAAGAGGGGCTCATCATGGCAATGAGAGACCTTAAAAAAGTATGCGAACATATACACCTGCCACTTCAGTCAGGGTCTGACAGGATATTGAAACATATGAACAGGAAATACACCTTTGACGAGTACCTCAGAAAGACAGAGGGGCTCCGTAAGGCCATTCCGGACATAGCAATAACTACAGACATCATTGCGGGTTTTCCCGGTGAGACAGAGGATGACCATAAAGCCACTGTATCAGCCCTGAAGGAGATAGGGTTTGACGGCATATATGCCTTCAAATATTCGTCCAGGCCAATGACAAGTGCGGCTGAGATGGACGGACATCTGCCGGATGAGGTCAAGTCTGAAAGACTTTCAGAGATACTCAGCCTTCAGGATCGGATTACAGGGGAAAGGAACAGGGCCCTCCAAAACACCATACAGGAAGTTCTTGTTGAAGGTCCGAGTGAATCCAACCCTGAAAAAATGACCGGCAGGACAAGGACCAACAAGATTGTCAATATCCTGCCCGCACACCATGCTATTCCCGGTATGCTCTTGAAGGTAAGGATATTAAAAGGGCAAAGACATTCCCTTGAGGGAGTGGCGATTGACGGTTTATGAGTGATATATCAAGAACTCACGTTTTTTCTGACATGCAACCGTCAATCGCTAATTGTCAATTATGAGAATCGCTGTACTGACCCTCGGCTGCAAAACAAATCAGGCTGAAAGCAACTATATAAAGAATGCTGCCGTAGGTTCCGGCCACTCGATTGTAACCCTCAGGGACTCACCTGATATATGTATCATAAATACCTGCACTGTAACTGCAAAGAGTGATTACCAATCGCGTCAGATAATCAGAAGGGCCCTGAAAACAGGGGCCAGGGTGATAGTAACTGGTTGTTATTCAGAGATAAGCGCTGATGAAATAAGTGCCATCTCTCCTGATTTAGAGGTTGTCAGCAACCAGGGGAAAATCAATGTTATCAAGATATTGGGTCTTGATGCTGAAACCATTTCTCTAAGTTACTTCCCGGATCGCTCCCGTCCCTTTGTGAAGATACAGGATGGCTGTAATTATGCATGTTCATACTGTACAATTCCGAAGGCAAGGGGCCGCTCCAGGAGCAGGCCTGTGGAGGAGATTACAGAAGAGATAAGCATGCTCGAAAGCAATGGGTTTGCCGAGGTAGTGCTTACAGGAATTCATATCGGTCATTACGGATATGACCTTGAACCTAAAGTATCACTTTCACATCTACTTGATAACATACTGACTTATACTGATAAGACGCGGATACGGCTAAGCTCTATAGAGGCTAACGAGATAGATGACCATCTATTGGAGCTCCTCTCGGATAAAAGGGTCTGTCCACACCTGCATATACCTTTACAGAGCGGTGATGATCTTATTCTGAAACAGATGAAAAGGCCTTACAGCAGGCAGTATTATATAGATAAAGTTCAAGAAGTACTTAAGAGATTTCCGGGGATTGCAATAGGAACGGATATTATTGTGGGTTTTCCCGGTGAAGGTGAAGCGGAGTTTCTGAATACAAACAGCCTGGTTAAAGAGCTCCCTTTTTCATATCTCCACATCTTTCCATATTCAGACAGGCCTGGAACGCTGTCAGCGGGTATGTCCGCCCAGGTAAGCCCGGAGACCAGAAAGGCACGGGCGCAGGTGCTTAAAACGATTGACATTGACAAGAGAAAGGCCTACAGGCATGCCCAGATAGGCAGATCCCTGAATGTGATCTGTGAGAAGAGGCTCCGGAACGGCTTGTATACGGGCAAATCAGAGAATTATCTCAATGTTTACTTTGCCAATACGCACTGTCAGCACGGAAGGACTGTAAGTATCCGGGTTTCTGAAGGCTTTCAGGACGGTCTCCTCGGAATTCCCTTATAAAGAGAAACAACACCTTGATTTATAAGGTAATTCTGCCTGCCTAAAACTTATACAAAACCGAACATCCTTAGCATATCCCAGCATTTAGCGCTGATTTACACATGTTTAGTAACAGGTTATCAACATGGATTGTTAATATGTAACGTCTGATAATTTATATTATGTTAAATTGCAAACAGACTCGAAACAGGATTCCCTGTTTTGTTATCAGTGGTTCTATCCTTGGCCGGGCCGTTCAGGGATGCCTGTCAAGCGTTTTCTTGCCA
The Nitrospirota bacterium genome window above contains:
- the mtaB gene encoding tRNA (N(6)-L-threonylcarbamoyladenosine(37)-C(2))-methylthiotransferase MtaB, with translation MRIAVLTLGCKTNQAESNYIKNAAVGSGHSIVTLRDSPDICIINTCTVTAKSDYQSRQIIRRALKTGARVIVTGCYSEISADEISAISPDLEVVSNQGKINVIKILGLDAETISLSYFPDRSRPFVKIQDGCNYACSYCTIPKARGRSRSRPVEEITEEISMLESNGFAEVVLTGIHIGHYGYDLEPKVSLSHLLDNILTYTDKTRIRLSSIEANEIDDHLLELLSDKRVCPHLHIPLQSGDDLILKQMKRPYSRQYYIDKVQEVLKRFPGIAIGTDIIVGFPGEGEAEFLNTNSLVKELPFSYLHIFPYSDRPGTLSAGMSAQVSPETRKARAQVLKTIDIDKRKAYRHAQIGRSLNVICEKRLRNGLYTGKSENYLNVYFANTHCQHGRTVSIRVSEGFQDGLLGIPL
- the miaB gene encoding tRNA (N6-isopentenyl adenosine(37)-C2)-methylthiotransferase MiaB; this translates as MKRVYIRTFGCQMNVHDSERMLGVLRQEGYVPVDDPLEADLIVFNTCSIREKAEQKFYSLLGRTKTMKRDNPGLKVAVAGCIAQQQGAGVKARAPYVDYVIGPQNIDRVGDALLGRKGIFTGDNPELAQKDLPVERDGYVKAWINIMYGCNNFCSYCVVPYTRGRERSRPADNIMSEINGLAAEGFKEITLLGQNVNSYRGEVSFPELLRFINDIEGIERIRFVTSHPKDLEEGLIMAMRDLKKVCEHIHLPLQSGSDRILKHMNRKYTFDEYLRKTEGLRKAIPDIAITTDIIAGFPGETEDDHKATVSALKEIGFDGIYAFKYSSRPMTSAAEMDGHLPDEVKSERLSEILSLQDRITGERNRALQNTIQEVLVEGPSESNPEKMTGRTRTNKIVNILPAHHAIPGMLLKVRILKGQRHSLEGVAIDGL
- the surE gene encoding 5'/3'-nucleotidase SurE; the encoded protein is MPIILVTNDDGIHSEGLMALYRAMGDIADAYIVAPDREKSAVSHALTMHRPLRVDEIKEKIYTVNGTPTDCVVVAVEKVLPEKPVMVISGINRGANLGDDITYSGTVSAAIEGTIFGIPSVAVSTVLTDEKTICFEAAANFSRRLVRFVLQGGLPPDTILNVNVPDLPEDEVKGIKFTRQGKRVYDNAIHETLDPWGRKHFWIGGGIPSWEEGNDTDFNAVTNGYISITPIHLDLTNYEALPYLRGNWRDLA
- the ilvB gene encoding biosynthetic-type acetolactate synthase large subunit translates to MRMSGAEILIESLKREGVKHIFGYPGGVVLNIFDLLYENEDFQVILTRHEQGAVHAADGYARSTGKPGVALVTSGPGATNTVTGIATAYMDSVPLVVLTGQVSTDLIGNDAFQEADIVGITRPCTKHNYLVKDVKDLARTIREAFYIATTGRPGPVLIDIPKDVTVDKATFKWPEQVSLRSYNPTYEGNKWMIKQAARTIQKAKKAVIIAGGGVILSNAARELKELAEFTQVPVTMTLMGLGDFPGAHDLSLGMPGMHGTYYANKAIQESDLIVAVGIRFDDRVTGRVKDFAPHAKIIHIDIDPTSIRKNVRVDIPIVGDAKRILKVLLNILKEEGKTQWEPVRKSWLKQIDLWKKEHPLSYVYSDTVIKPQYVVEQLYELTKGNAIISTEVGQNQMWAAQFYKYDKPRTLLTSGGLGTMGYGFPAAMGAQVAHPGKTIIDIAGDGSIQMNIQELATCVLYKLPVKVAILNNQYLGMVRQWQELFYGERYSCSHLDTVPDFVKVAEGYGAVGLRAVKPSEVVPVIKAALKVKDKPVFMDFVVDWKEKVFPMVPAGAAIDEMMFGEEAEEKKTKKLRAVK
- a CDS encoding FAD-dependent oxidoreductase — its product is MPDTKKLYDVIVIGAGPAGIFAVLELLKDTPQTKILLIEKGRDIDRRKCPMMQGTSSCASCAICDLLSGWGGAGAFSDGKLSLSSEVGGHLVRYMDKETLEGLIKYVDDVYRQYGAPEKVFGESPEEIDSIKNLASKNDLLFVPTRIRHIGTERCKEVLERMRVYINEKIDVIFNRKVTRILTDGNKATGVKVITGEEYKGRFILSAPGREGSRWLEREAKRLKLTLLNNPVDVGVRVEVPASVMEPLTSVTYEPKLIYYSKAFDDRVRTFCVNPYGEVVKEYLKGIWTVNGHSYARHKTGNTNFALLVSTYFTEPFKEPISYGRYIARLANFLGQGVIVQRLGDLRRGRRSTPERISSGIVEPTLKDTTPGDLSFVLPYRYLTDILEMIEALDRIAPGVNSRHTLLYGVEVKFYSMQIKLTPEFESEIENLFAIGDGAGVSRGLIQASASGVMAARAVLKRM
- a CDS encoding protein-L-isoaspartate(D-aspartate) O-methyltransferase; the encoded protein is MTDYEELRRLMVDTQLIPRGIKDQRVLKAMLKVPRHLFVDEPVQYKAYDDMALPIGDGQTISQPYMVALMTELLELKGNERVLEVGTGSGYQAAILAELAAEVYSIERMERLALRARERLRNLGYDNVHIITGDGTAGLPEKAPFDRIIITAGTPQLPEPLKEQLADNGILVAPVGARFSQQLIRLRKEKGKITEEYHTPCVFVPLVGEYGWKE
- a CDS encoding UbiA-like polyprenyltransferase, translating into MIKFSHSVFALPFAFTSALLAAGGIPSWNKIFWITVAMVGGRSAAMGLNRVIDRKVDALNPRTSRREIPAGTIKTAEAVVFILASVLIFLYAAYRLNPLCLKLSPVALAVFVLYPYTKRFTWLSHVVLGIAIAGAPVGAWIALRGTLDMQIIPLALSVVFWLAGFDVLYALQDVDFDKKSGLRSIPQRFGIKRALFLARTFHILTWMLLLVTAVIFDLGIVFHAGLILVGVLLVYEHRLVKEDDLSRLNMAFFNMNGYISLTILVFTFFDLII
- a CDS encoding DsrE family protein; the protein is MSKLRVIFHVNETLKWDVALANITNLLRDVGDSGAEVLVLSNGPSVEAYADGEKMKKIEELAGHGVKFLACRNSLKNLCASGTLCLNEENLPVFIGVVPAGVTELIRRQAEGFAYIKP
- the ilvN gene encoding acetolactate synthase small subunit, which gives rise to MRHTISVLVENKFGVLSRVSGLFSGRGYNIESLSVDETIDPQLSVMTIVTSGDDQIIEQITKQLNKLIDVIKVVDLTEVDHVEREMILVKITPKQQDKAEALRLVDIFRGRVVDSSPRTYTFEITGDEKKIAAFVELIKPFGIKEFVRTGKIAMAREGVKKA